The Pyrus communis chromosome 9, drPyrComm1.1, whole genome shotgun sequence genome has a segment encoding these proteins:
- the LOC137744683 gene encoding type II inositol polyphosphate 5-phosphatase 15-like isoform X1, with translation MDENEDLFSSPSFSAPKLFPDSSSSSSEDEDNVVSLHSTSKRLDYMLQFLDRKLSVINDDDYNKNNNSSSNYNNHNNRSNASEGNCLSSLPEFVASGGGTGIFKVPIRAAVHPNRPPRLEVRPHPLRETQIGCFLRTMVSTASQLWVGTECAVRVWNLSDLYSAAGQGESGDEEAVPYRESVCTSAVICLVGDEGNKVVWSGHRDGRIRCWKMDSAPTPTNPFKEGLSWQAHRGPVLSIVISCYGDLWSGSEGGSIKIWPREALEKALSLTAEERHMSSLLVERSYIEPWTQVAVNGFNNILTSDVRYLLSDRSGAKLWTAGYLSFALWDARTRELLKLFSTDGQIENRVDISSAQDFSAEPIAGSKKDKTQSSFGFFQRSRNAIMGAADAVRRVAVKGAFGDDNRRTEALVIAMDGMIWTGCTNGLLVQWDRNGNRIQEYHYHSSAVQCFCTFGLRIWVGYASGTVHVLDLEGNLLGGWVAHSSPVIKMAAGAGFIFTLANQGGICGWNIMSPGPLDNILCSELAGKEFTYTRIENLKILTGTWNVGQGRASQDSLISWLGSVAATVGIVVVGLQEIEMGAGFLAMSAAKETVGLEGSSVGQWWLDMIGKTLDEGSTFERVGSRQLAGLLIAVWVRNNLRTHVGDVDAAAVPCGFGRAIGNKGAVGLRIRIYGRVMCFVNCHFAAHLEAVNRRNADFDHVYRTMTFCRPNFLNCAAGTTLQLFFYCSLAFSIYLFWFVYRSGLPLIHSIAASASSAVQMLRGTHAIGNNSAEGMPELSEADMVIFLGDFNYRLDGISYDEARDFVSQRCFDWLRERDQLRVEMEAGNVFQGMREADIKFPPTYKFERHQAGLAGYDSGEKKRTPAWCDRILYRDSRSASVSECSLECPVVSSISQYEACMDVTDSDHKPVRCIFTVDIARVDESLRRQEFGEVLKSNEKIKCIIEEQCKIPETIVSTNNIILQNQDTSILRITNKCGDKDAFFDIICEGQSIIKEDGPTSDYCSFGFPRWLEVTPSAGIIRPDHIAEVTVHHEEHQTPEEFLDVVPQTWWCEDTGDKEVILVVKVRGSYTTDTRHHRVCVRQSCSAKTNQNEPTGDSTRQAQGTVLRRSDFQHLSSSYDVVDHLWSSRSP, from the exons ATGGATGAAAACGAGGACCTGTTTTCGTCCCCGAGCTTCTCCGCTCCAAAGCTATTCCCGgactcttcctcttcctcatcgGAAGATGAGGACAACGTCGTCTCCCTCCACTCCACCTCCAAACGCCTCGATTACATGCTCCAATTCCTTGACCGCAAGCTGTCCGTCATCAACGACGACGACTACAACAAGAACAACAACAGCAGCAGTAACTACAACAATCATAATAATAGGAGCAACGCCTCCGAGGGGAACTGCTTGTCTTCGCTTCCGGAGTTCGTGGCTAGTGGGGGAGGGACTGGGATCTTCAAAGTCCCGATTCGGGCGGCAGTCCATCCGAACCGGCCGCCGAGGCTGGAAGTGAGGCCCCACCCGCTGAGGGAGACTCAGATAGGGTGCTTCTTGCGGACAATGGTGAGCACCGCGTCCCAATTGTGGGTTGGGACGGAGTGCGCCGTTAGGGTTTGGAACTTGAGCGATCTGTACTCGGCGGCAGGACAAGGCGAATCAGGGGATGAGGAGGCGGTGCCGTATAGGGAGTCGGTATGCACATCGGCTGTGATATGCTTGGTTGGGGATGAGGGGAATAAGGTGGTGTGGAGCGGGCATAGGGATGGAAGGATCAGGTGTTGGAAGATGGATTCGGCTCCTACTCCGACGAATCCGTTTAAGGAGGGCTTATCTTGGCAGGCTCACAGAGGCCCCGTTCTTTCAATTGTCATCTCCTGCTATg GGGATCTATGGTCAGGCTCAGAGGGTGGTTCCATCAAGATATGGCCACGGGAAGCTCTTGAAAAGGCTCTCTCCCTAACAGCCGAAGAAAGGCACATGTCTTCTTTGTTGGTCGAGAGATCTTACATTGAACCTTGGACCCAAGTTGCCGTCAATGGTTTCAATAACATATTAACTTCAGATGTTCGCTACTTATTATCTGATCGTTCTGGAGCCAAGCTCTGGACTGCTGGTTATCTCTCATTCGCATTGTG GGATGCTCGTACAAGGGAGTTATTGAAGCTGTTCAGTACAGATGGTCAGATTGAGAATCGAGTGGACATTTCGTCAGCACAGGACTTCTCCGCTGAACCCATTGCTGGATCAAAGAAAGACAAAACACAAAgttcttttggtttctttcAGCGGTCACGTAATGCCATAATGGGAGCAGCAGATGCTGTTCGTCGAGTTGCAGTGAAGGGTGCCTTTGGAGATGATAATCGAAGAACTGAAGCACTGGTGATAGCAATGGATGGAATGATTTGGACTGGGTGTACAAATGGCCTACTTGTACAATGGGATAGAAATGGCAATCGTATACAAGAATACCACTATCATTCTTCTGCTGTCCAATGCTTTTGTACATTTGGGCTACGTATATGGGTTGGTTATGCAAGTGGTACTGTCCACGTATTGGACCTTGAGGGTAATCTGCTTGGAGGATGGGTGGCTCACAGCAGTCCTGTCATAAAAATGGCTGCAGGAGCGGGTTTTATATTTACCTTGGCTAATCAAGGTGGTATATGTGGATGGAATATCATGTCCCCTGGACCTCTTGACAATATATTGTGCTCAGAGTTAGCCGGCAAAGAATTTACATATACAAggatagaaaatttgaaaatattgacTGGTACATGGAATGTTGGACAGGGAAGAGCATCTCAGGACTCACTTATATCCTGGCTGGGCTCTGTTGCTGCTACTGTTGGAATTGTTGTTGTCGGGTTGCAAGAAATTGAAATGGGTGCTGGTTTTCTTGCCATGTCTGCAGCCAAAGAAAct GTAGGGCTTGAGGGCAGCTCTGTTGGGCAGTGGTGGCTGGATATGATTGGAAAAACATTGGATGAAGGTTCGACATTTGAGCGCGTTGGGTCCAGGCAATTGGCAGGATTGCTCATTGCTGTGTG GGTGAGAAACAATCTTAGGACTCATGTTGGGGATGTTGATGCTGCAGCAGTTCCATGTGGTTTTGGGCGTGCCATTGGTAACAAG GGAGCTGTTGGTTTGAGGATTAGAATATATGGCCGGGTAATGTGCTTTGTTAATTGTCACTTTGCTGCACACTTAGAAGCCGTTAATCGCCGCAATGCAGACTTCGATCATGTATATCGAACAATGACCTTCTGCCGACCTAACTTTCTCAATTGTGCAGCTGGTACAACACTTCAACTTTTCTTCTATTGTTCCCTTGCCTTCtcaatatatttattttggtttgttTATAGATCTGGCTTGCCATTGATCCATTCTATTGCAGCTAGTGCTTCATCTGCAGTTCAAATGCTTCGTGGCACACAT GCTATTGGTAACAATTCTGCAGAAGGGATGCCTGAGTTATCTGAGGCAGACATGGTCATATTTCTTGGCGATTTTAACTATCGACTTGATGGTATATCTTacgatgaagctagagattttGTTTCTCAAAGATGTTTTGATTGGCTTAGAGAAAGGGATCAGCTCCGAGTGGAAATGGAAGCTGGAAATGTCTTCCAAGGAATGCGTGAGGCAGATATTAAGTTTCCTCCCACGTATAAGTTTGAAAGGCATCAAGCTGGTTTAGCAG GATATGATTCTGGTGAGAAGAAGCGCACTCCAGCTTGGTGCGATAGAATTTTGTACCGTGACAGCCGCTCAGCGTCAGTATCAGAGTGCAGCTTAGAATGCCCTGTAGTGTCTTCAATCTCACA GTACGAGGCCTGCATGGATGTGACAGACAGTGATCACAAGCCTGTCCGTTGCATTTTTACTGTTGATATTGCTCGAGTTGATGAGTCTCTAAGGAGACAAGAGTTTGGAGAAGTCCTTAAATCAAATGAGAAAATCAAATGTATTATTGAAGAACAATGCAAGATTCCAGAAACTATTGTCAGTACAAACAACATAATCCTTCAAAACCAGGACACCTCCATTTTGCGTATTACAAATAAATGTGGCGATAAAGATGCTTTTTTTGATATTATTTGCGAAGGACAGTCAATCATTAAGGAGGATGGACCCACATCAGACTATTGTTCCTTTGGCTTTCCACGATGGCTTGAG GTTACTCCTTCAGCTGGCATTATCAGACCAGATCATATAGCTGAGGTGACAGTTCATCACGAGGAGCACCAAACCCCAGAAGAGTTTCTTGATGTTGTTCCACAAACTTGGTGGTGTGAAGACACCGGAGACAAGGAAGTCATATTGGTGGTTAAGGTGCGTGGCAGTTACACTACTGACACAAGACATCACCGTGTATGTGTGCGCCAAAGCTGTTCAGCCAAGACAAACCAAAACGAACCCACTGGAGACAGCACCAGACAAGCACAAGGGACGGTTCTTCGCCGGTCTGATTTTCAACACCTGAGCAGTTCCTATGATGTGGTTGACCATCTCTGGAGTTCGCGTAGTCCTTAA
- the LOC137744683 gene encoding type II inositol polyphosphate 5-phosphatase 15-like isoform X2, protein MDENEDLFSSPSFSAPKLFPDSSSSSSEDEDNVVSLHSTSKRLDYMLQFLDRKLSVINDDDYNKNNNSSSNYNNHNNRSNASEGNCLSSLPEFVASGGGTGIFKVPIRAAVHPNRPPRLEVRPHPLRETQIGCFLRTMVSTASQLWVGTECAVRVWNLSDLYSAAGQGESGDEEAVPYRESVCTSAVICLVGDEGNKVVWSGHRDGRIRCWKMDSAPTPTNPFKEGLSWQAHRGPVLSIVISCYGDLWSGSEGGSIKIWPREALEKALSLTAEERHMSSLLVERSYIEPWTQVAVNGFNNILTSDVRYLLSDRSGAKLWTAGYLSFALWDARTRELLKLFSTDGQIENRVDISSAQDFSAEPIAGSKKDKTQSSFGFFQRSRNAIMGAADAVRRVAVKGAFGDDNRRTEALVIAMDGMIWTGCTNGLLVQWDRNGNRIQEYHYHSSAVQCFCTFGLRIWVGYASGTVHVLDLEGNLLGGWVAHSSPVIKMAAGAGFIFTLANQGGICGWNIMSPGPLDNILCSELAGKEFTYTRIENLKILTGTWNVGQGRASQDSLISWLGSVAATVGIVVVGLQEIEMGAGFLAMSAAKETVGLEGSSVGQWWLDMIGKTLDEGSTFERVGSRQLAGLLIAVWVRNNLRTHVGDVDAAAVPCGFGRAIGNKGAVGLRIRIYGRVMCFVNCHFAAHLEAVNRRNADFDHVYRTMTFCRPNFLNCAAASASSAVQMLRGTHAIGNNSAEGMPELSEADMVIFLGDFNYRLDGISYDEARDFVSQRCFDWLRERDQLRVEMEAGNVFQGMREADIKFPPTYKFERHQAGLAGYDSGEKKRTPAWCDRILYRDSRSASVSECSLECPVVSSISQYEACMDVTDSDHKPVRCIFTVDIARVDESLRRQEFGEVLKSNEKIKCIIEEQCKIPETIVSTNNIILQNQDTSILRITNKCGDKDAFFDIICEGQSIIKEDGPTSDYCSFGFPRWLEVTPSAGIIRPDHIAEVTVHHEEHQTPEEFLDVVPQTWWCEDTGDKEVILVVKVRGSYTTDTRHHRVCVRQSCSAKTNQNEPTGDSTRQAQGTVLRRSDFQHLSSSYDVVDHLWSSRSP, encoded by the exons ATGGATGAAAACGAGGACCTGTTTTCGTCCCCGAGCTTCTCCGCTCCAAAGCTATTCCCGgactcttcctcttcctcatcgGAAGATGAGGACAACGTCGTCTCCCTCCACTCCACCTCCAAACGCCTCGATTACATGCTCCAATTCCTTGACCGCAAGCTGTCCGTCATCAACGACGACGACTACAACAAGAACAACAACAGCAGCAGTAACTACAACAATCATAATAATAGGAGCAACGCCTCCGAGGGGAACTGCTTGTCTTCGCTTCCGGAGTTCGTGGCTAGTGGGGGAGGGACTGGGATCTTCAAAGTCCCGATTCGGGCGGCAGTCCATCCGAACCGGCCGCCGAGGCTGGAAGTGAGGCCCCACCCGCTGAGGGAGACTCAGATAGGGTGCTTCTTGCGGACAATGGTGAGCACCGCGTCCCAATTGTGGGTTGGGACGGAGTGCGCCGTTAGGGTTTGGAACTTGAGCGATCTGTACTCGGCGGCAGGACAAGGCGAATCAGGGGATGAGGAGGCGGTGCCGTATAGGGAGTCGGTATGCACATCGGCTGTGATATGCTTGGTTGGGGATGAGGGGAATAAGGTGGTGTGGAGCGGGCATAGGGATGGAAGGATCAGGTGTTGGAAGATGGATTCGGCTCCTACTCCGACGAATCCGTTTAAGGAGGGCTTATCTTGGCAGGCTCACAGAGGCCCCGTTCTTTCAATTGTCATCTCCTGCTATg GGGATCTATGGTCAGGCTCAGAGGGTGGTTCCATCAAGATATGGCCACGGGAAGCTCTTGAAAAGGCTCTCTCCCTAACAGCCGAAGAAAGGCACATGTCTTCTTTGTTGGTCGAGAGATCTTACATTGAACCTTGGACCCAAGTTGCCGTCAATGGTTTCAATAACATATTAACTTCAGATGTTCGCTACTTATTATCTGATCGTTCTGGAGCCAAGCTCTGGACTGCTGGTTATCTCTCATTCGCATTGTG GGATGCTCGTACAAGGGAGTTATTGAAGCTGTTCAGTACAGATGGTCAGATTGAGAATCGAGTGGACATTTCGTCAGCACAGGACTTCTCCGCTGAACCCATTGCTGGATCAAAGAAAGACAAAACACAAAgttcttttggtttctttcAGCGGTCACGTAATGCCATAATGGGAGCAGCAGATGCTGTTCGTCGAGTTGCAGTGAAGGGTGCCTTTGGAGATGATAATCGAAGAACTGAAGCACTGGTGATAGCAATGGATGGAATGATTTGGACTGGGTGTACAAATGGCCTACTTGTACAATGGGATAGAAATGGCAATCGTATACAAGAATACCACTATCATTCTTCTGCTGTCCAATGCTTTTGTACATTTGGGCTACGTATATGGGTTGGTTATGCAAGTGGTACTGTCCACGTATTGGACCTTGAGGGTAATCTGCTTGGAGGATGGGTGGCTCACAGCAGTCCTGTCATAAAAATGGCTGCAGGAGCGGGTTTTATATTTACCTTGGCTAATCAAGGTGGTATATGTGGATGGAATATCATGTCCCCTGGACCTCTTGACAATATATTGTGCTCAGAGTTAGCCGGCAAAGAATTTACATATACAAggatagaaaatttgaaaatattgacTGGTACATGGAATGTTGGACAGGGAAGAGCATCTCAGGACTCACTTATATCCTGGCTGGGCTCTGTTGCTGCTACTGTTGGAATTGTTGTTGTCGGGTTGCAAGAAATTGAAATGGGTGCTGGTTTTCTTGCCATGTCTGCAGCCAAAGAAAct GTAGGGCTTGAGGGCAGCTCTGTTGGGCAGTGGTGGCTGGATATGATTGGAAAAACATTGGATGAAGGTTCGACATTTGAGCGCGTTGGGTCCAGGCAATTGGCAGGATTGCTCATTGCTGTGTG GGTGAGAAACAATCTTAGGACTCATGTTGGGGATGTTGATGCTGCAGCAGTTCCATGTGGTTTTGGGCGTGCCATTGGTAACAAG GGAGCTGTTGGTTTGAGGATTAGAATATATGGCCGGGTAATGTGCTTTGTTAATTGTCACTTTGCTGCACACTTAGAAGCCGTTAATCGCCGCAATGCAGACTTCGATCATGTATATCGAACAATGACCTTCTGCCGACCTAACTTTCTCAATTGTGCAGCTG CTAGTGCTTCATCTGCAGTTCAAATGCTTCGTGGCACACAT GCTATTGGTAACAATTCTGCAGAAGGGATGCCTGAGTTATCTGAGGCAGACATGGTCATATTTCTTGGCGATTTTAACTATCGACTTGATGGTATATCTTacgatgaagctagagattttGTTTCTCAAAGATGTTTTGATTGGCTTAGAGAAAGGGATCAGCTCCGAGTGGAAATGGAAGCTGGAAATGTCTTCCAAGGAATGCGTGAGGCAGATATTAAGTTTCCTCCCACGTATAAGTTTGAAAGGCATCAAGCTGGTTTAGCAG GATATGATTCTGGTGAGAAGAAGCGCACTCCAGCTTGGTGCGATAGAATTTTGTACCGTGACAGCCGCTCAGCGTCAGTATCAGAGTGCAGCTTAGAATGCCCTGTAGTGTCTTCAATCTCACA GTACGAGGCCTGCATGGATGTGACAGACAGTGATCACAAGCCTGTCCGTTGCATTTTTACTGTTGATATTGCTCGAGTTGATGAGTCTCTAAGGAGACAAGAGTTTGGAGAAGTCCTTAAATCAAATGAGAAAATCAAATGTATTATTGAAGAACAATGCAAGATTCCAGAAACTATTGTCAGTACAAACAACATAATCCTTCAAAACCAGGACACCTCCATTTTGCGTATTACAAATAAATGTGGCGATAAAGATGCTTTTTTTGATATTATTTGCGAAGGACAGTCAATCATTAAGGAGGATGGACCCACATCAGACTATTGTTCCTTTGGCTTTCCACGATGGCTTGAG GTTACTCCTTCAGCTGGCATTATCAGACCAGATCATATAGCTGAGGTGACAGTTCATCACGAGGAGCACCAAACCCCAGAAGAGTTTCTTGATGTTGTTCCACAAACTTGGTGGTGTGAAGACACCGGAGACAAGGAAGTCATATTGGTGGTTAAGGTGCGTGGCAGTTACACTACTGACACAAGACATCACCGTGTATGTGTGCGCCAAAGCTGTTCAGCCAAGACAAACCAAAACGAACCCACTGGAGACAGCACCAGACAAGCACAAGGGACGGTTCTTCGCCGGTCTGATTTTCAACACCTGAGCAGTTCCTATGATGTGGTTGACCATCTCTGGAGTTCGCGTAGTCCTTAA